One window of uncultured Methanoregula sp. genomic DNA carries:
- a CDS encoding NAD-binding protein codes for MQPKRGRIWRVIRNSPGIQISIYFLAFATLIGLYTYIFHAFYPGFENKPISWTESLMFVVESMTTVGYGGLGRFTNDFTMLLAIQIMISGVIMIFIVVPLLLAPFLTALLAPAPPKRTPHVISGHTVVFGYDELTKSVVDSLTISDHDIVIIEEDKATALEIATQYRRQAYVVWGGYTDPATWAAAHIADARFIVICKDERLTASIILGIRKMAKGRIIAVVDKLSFDRYLRYAGADYVLSPKHSTGRILARHAVLNPLGDSAPEIPGLDRISINLEHKPDRELRLINIPVVAGCRADGRNLRELGLFARYGVIVFSLWKAGVFVPWPKEDVIVDETTSLFLFGRTTDIVDVIRDEFDADGRREARAVIAGFGDVGSAAYQELAPSKISCLVVDSKSHPDVEYQIVGNAEDESILKEAGIESAHYCIVALNDDDVNIFTTLMARNLNPAIRILARANEPVSVDKLYRAGADYVALLPMIGGQTIGRIILSDIVTILLDLPNGDIVLLVKNQNSDARSVGWFARKSGVRIIGIESVSRLIVAPGTDEVLQKDDTLIAVGTSEQLKKFLHQI; via the coding sequence ATGCAGCCTAAGCGGGGGCGGATCTGGCGGGTGATCAGGAACTCGCCGGGGATCCAGATCTCGATCTATTTCCTGGCGTTTGCCACCCTTATCGGGCTCTATACGTACATCTTCCATGCATTCTACCCGGGCTTTGAGAACAAACCTATCTCCTGGACAGAGTCCCTTATGTTCGTGGTCGAATCGATGACAACGGTAGGGTACGGCGGGCTGGGGAGATTTACCAATGACTTCACCATGCTGCTTGCGATCCAGATCATGATCTCCGGTGTCATCATGATCTTCATCGTTGTGCCGCTGCTCCTTGCACCGTTCCTGACCGCTCTCCTTGCGCCTGCACCGCCCAAGCGCACACCCCACGTCATCTCAGGACACACCGTGGTGTTCGGGTACGACGAGCTCACGAAATCCGTGGTGGACAGCCTGACCATATCCGATCACGATATCGTCATCATCGAAGAGGACAAGGCCACCGCACTGGAAATCGCAACACAGTACCGCAGGCAGGCCTACGTGGTCTGGGGCGGGTATACGGATCCCGCGACCTGGGCCGCAGCCCACATCGCAGACGCACGTTTTATTGTTATCTGCAAGGACGAGCGGCTGACGGCAAGCATTATTCTTGGTATCCGGAAAATGGCAAAGGGCAGGATTATTGCCGTCGTCGACAAACTCTCGTTCGACCGGTACCTGCGGTATGCCGGGGCAGATTATGTGCTCTCGCCCAAGCACTCCACGGGACGGATCCTTGCACGCCATGCCGTCCTCAATCCCCTGGGGGACTCCGCCCCGGAGATCCCCGGTCTTGACCGGATCAGTATCAATCTCGAGCACAAACCGGATCGCGAGCTGCGGCTGATCAACATTCCCGTGGTGGCCGGGTGCCGGGCCGATGGCAGGAACCTCCGCGAACTGGGCCTTTTTGCGCGCTATGGCGTCATTGTTTTCTCGCTCTGGAAAGCCGGCGTGTTTGTCCCGTGGCCAAAGGAGGACGTGATAGTTGACGAAACCACATCCCTCTTCCTCTTCGGCAGGACAACGGACATCGTGGATGTGATACGGGACGAGTTCGATGCTGACGGACGAAGGGAAGCCCGGGCCGTGATCGCAGGGTTCGGTGACGTGGGATCCGCCGCGTACCAGGAACTGGCACCTTCGAAGATCTCCTGTCTTGTCGTGGACTCGAAAAGTCATCCCGACGTAGAATACCAGATCGTAGGAAATGCCGAGGACGAGAGCATCTTAAAGGAGGCCGGCATCGAGAGTGCCCACTATTGTATCGTGGCTCTCAATGACGACGATGTGAACATATTCACCACCCTGATGGCGAGGAATCTCAATCCTGCCATACGGATCCTTGCCCGGGCAAACGAGCCGGTATCGGTCGACAAGCTCTACCGGGCGGGGGCCGATTATGTGGCACTCCTTCCCATGATTGGCGGCCAGACCATCGGGAGGATCATCCTCTCTGACATTGTCACCATTCTTCTCGATCTGCCCAACGGGGATATTGTTCTCCTTGTAAAAAACCAGAATTCCGATGCCCGCAGCGTGGGATGGTTTGCCCGGAAAAGCGGGGTCCGGATCATCGGCATCGAGAGCGTGAGCCGCCTTATCGTTGCACCCGGTACCGACGAAGTGCTCCAGAAAGACGATACCCTGATTGCGGTAGGAACTTCCGAACAGTTGAAAAAGTTCCTTCATCAAATATAA
- a CDS encoding tRNA(Ile)-lysidine synthase, with amino-acid sequence MQCDKCGNESVIFQQYSGRHLCREHAAADIEARIKRDIRANRWMQPGDHLAVALTGSKGSRALLFFFHKLTAQRRDVRLSAIVIDEGIAGYRDLPRITGLAEDRGIPCHCGSFRDTFGLTMDAVARNRDAGSPCDQCREHRYALIETIAQREGITRIISAGTLEDKATGILENLLLGQVENLLPGGGRKSPVPWIDPLGSVPRTEADLYADLLCPGSEMATCPYRETGFSDEIKNVLETYTRAHPATPYSIAVIGRTLTKSCEPDGRVKEERSHAA; translated from the coding sequence ATGCAGTGCGACAAGTGCGGGAACGAGTCAGTAATCTTCCAGCAGTACTCCGGGCGGCACCTCTGCCGGGAACATGCGGCTGCCGATATCGAGGCCCGGATCAAACGGGATATCCGGGCTAACCGGTGGATGCAGCCTGGCGATCACCTTGCAGTTGCACTCACGGGAAGCAAAGGAAGCCGTGCACTCCTCTTTTTTTTCCATAAACTCACGGCACAGCGAAGGGACGTCCGGCTGTCTGCAATTGTCATCGATGAGGGCATTGCCGGGTACCGCGATCTCCCCCGGATTACCGGGCTGGCAGAAGATCGGGGGATTCCCTGCCACTGCGGGTCATTCAGGGACACGTTCGGGCTGACCATGGATGCGGTTGCCCGGAACAGGGATGCAGGATCCCCCTGCGACCAGTGCCGGGAGCATCGATATGCCCTTATCGAAACGATTGCCCAAAGGGAGGGTATCACGAGGATCATTTCCGCGGGAACCCTTGAGGACAAGGCTACCGGAATTCTTGAAAATCTCCTTCTGGGACAGGTGGAAAACCTGCTCCCCGGTGGCGGCAGGAAGAGTCCGGTCCCGTGGATTGATCCGCTGGGATCCGTTCCCCGCACTGAAGCGGACCTCTATGCAGATCTCCTCTGCCCGGGCAGCGAGATGGCCACGTGCCCGTATCGCGAGACCGGTTTTTCTGACGAGATCAAAAACGTGCTGGAAACATATACCAGGGCTCACCCCGCAACACCCTATTCCATAGCGGTGATCGGTAGGACGCTCACAAAGAGCTGCGAACCTGACGGGCGGGTTAAGGAGGAGCGGTCGCATGCAGCCTAA
- a CDS encoding RIO1 family regulatory kinase/ATPase, translated as MAVSAEHIRTLNKYEKTILLALERGMKRYSWVPLDQLKTTTKLAESEINYRLSRLIEWGMVRFNPVPYDGYALVFAGYDTLALGTLSRNGTISALGTQIGEGKESVVYDALGLGPVAIKFHRIGGRSFSSARLNREYMPDEGHCPWLIASRKSAEREYLALKTLHPKVSVPLPIDNNRHAVVMSLIGGANLNRCRLECPAEVLDDILDNVRKAYREGIIHADLSEYNILVEDGKCVLIDWPQWTGTDHPNAEVILWRDIDNILAFFKRKYQLDYDRGDAMQWVIG; from the coding sequence ATGGCAGTCTCTGCGGAACATATCCGCACCCTCAATAAATATGAAAAAACCATCCTCCTTGCCCTTGAGCGGGGGATGAAGCGGTACTCCTGGGTGCCGCTCGACCAGCTGAAAACCACTACAAAACTCGCGGAATCGGAGATCAATTACCGGCTCTCGCGCCTCATCGAATGGGGAATGGTCAGGTTCAACCCGGTCCCTTACGATGGCTATGCCCTGGTCTTCGCAGGCTACGACACCCTGGCACTTGGCACCCTTTCCCGGAACGGAACGATCTCGGCACTGGGAACCCAGATCGGGGAGGGCAAGGAATCGGTAGTCTACGATGCCCTTGGTCTTGGGCCGGTTGCGATCAAGTTCCACCGGATCGGCGGTCGGTCGTTCTCCTCGGCCCGGCTCAACCGGGAATACATGCCGGACGAGGGGCACTGCCCGTGGCTGATCGCGTCCCGGAAATCTGCAGAGCGGGAATATCTCGCCCTCAAAACGCTGCACCCGAAGGTCAGCGTGCCCCTGCCTATCGACAACAACCGTCATGCTGTCGTGATGTCCCTCATCGGCGGCGCCAACCTCAACCGGTGCCGGCTCGAATGTCCTGCCGAGGTACTCGATGACATCCTGGATAATGTCAGGAAAGCGTACCGGGAGGGAATCATCCATGCAGACCTGTCCGAATACAATATCCTTGTTGAAGATGGCAAATGCGTCCTCATCGACTGGCCGCAATGGACCGGGACGGACCACCCGAACGCGGAGGTAATCCTGTGGCGCGATATCGATAATATTCTCGCGTTTTTCAAACGGAAGTACCAGCTGGACTATGATCGCGGGGATGCGATGCAATGGGTGATCGGCTGA
- a CDS encoding DUF460 domain-containing protein, with the protein MGDRLKVFGIDIIKGSVRSRSRRPMYALVRMEGSVIESESEVSMFRLFRLLAEEQPDILAVDSLQEIAADQHELFFFLQGLPPQTRLVQVTGGERKETLPKVAARYNISFNKFDPFAEARTTAQVATLGAGAEVIAFENESEIVASRHRSPGKGGWSQNRYVRKMHGAVQLKGREIEMALVAAGLRYEKKETRAFGGCSRVAFRVFAKRDQVPVPTYRGADVQVRISGKRLERIRFRPLSGKPRYLIVGIDPGTTTAIAALDLDGNLLHLVSSRQMGMSDVIETLYKVGKPLIIASDVQEMPFTVEKIRRSFSAVAYTPKQDTSVETKVELTAPFPYANDHERDALSAALDAYRQYRHRFQSLLKRIPPGHDLDEVRARVIRGQSLEQVIGDMKMPVPVAEAAVPPVPSDARHDERVRMLDGMVKRLRTYIAELQEDLKSRDYEIQRLQGRIRKSNSSRDAELAKDAEVVKKDAIIQSLKKRLRKEERHNYNLVKRLGRIKKFAELSMDGEVLPVKVMEALTKEGLRKLIDDVGIDEGDIVFVSRTDGWGRSTVKELAELRVRAVITGENVLRESDPQMCPAFREAGLPLIADKAAGAQVRGKQGLCGKEMFDAAIAAWQSRQAVRERQKKTEMIEHIFKEYKSERGKEVRKGG; encoded by the coding sequence ATGGGTGATCGGCTGAAGGTTTTCGGTATCGATATCATCAAAGGCTCCGTGCGATCACGGTCCCGGCGGCCCATGTACGCCCTTGTCCGCATGGAAGGCTCTGTCATCGAGAGCGAATCTGAAGTCTCGATGTTCCGGCTCTTCCGCCTTCTTGCCGAAGAACAGCCCGATATCCTTGCCGTCGACAGCCTGCAGGAGATTGCCGCCGACCAGCATGAACTCTTCTTCTTTTTACAGGGCCTTCCCCCGCAGACCCGGCTTGTCCAGGTAACGGGAGGGGAGCGCAAGGAAACGCTTCCGAAGGTTGCTGCCCGGTATAATATCAGTTTCAACAAGTTCGATCCCTTTGCCGAAGCCCGGACAACCGCCCAGGTCGCCACGCTCGGGGCAGGGGCCGAGGTCATAGCCTTTGAGAACGAGAGCGAGATCGTGGCGAGCCGGCACCGCTCTCCCGGGAAGGGAGGGTGGAGCCAGAACCGGTATGTCCGGAAGATGCACGGGGCGGTGCAGCTCAAAGGCCGGGAGATCGAGATGGCGCTCGTGGCCGCAGGGCTCCGCTACGAGAAGAAGGAGACCCGGGCGTTCGGCGGGTGCAGCCGGGTGGCATTCCGGGTATTTGCCAAGCGGGACCAGGTACCGGTGCCAACCTACCGGGGGGCAGACGTGCAGGTCAGGATCAGCGGGAAGCGCCTGGAACGTATCCGCTTCCGCCCGCTCTCCGGTAAACCCCGGTACCTGATCGTGGGTATCGATCCCGGCACGACAACTGCCATTGCCGCGCTCGATCTCGATGGCAACCTCCTCCACCTGGTCAGTTCGCGGCAGATGGGCATGTCCGACGTGATCGAAACCCTCTACAAGGTAGGAAAGCCGCTCATCATTGCGTCCGATGTGCAGGAAATGCCCTTTACGGTGGAAAAGATCCGGCGGTCGTTCTCGGCGGTTGCGTACACGCCAAAACAGGACACGAGCGTGGAAACAAAAGTAGAACTCACTGCCCCGTTTCCCTATGCAAACGACCATGAACGGGATGCACTCTCGGCAGCACTCGATGCCTACCGCCAGTACCGCCACAGGTTCCAGAGCCTGCTCAAGCGGATCCCTCCCGGCCATGATCTTGACGAGGTGCGGGCACGGGTGATCCGCGGGCAGTCGCTCGAACAGGTTATCGGTGACATGAAGATGCCTGTCCCGGTTGCAGAGGCCGCAGTCCCCCCGGTTCCTTCCGATGCCAGGCACGATGAACGGGTGAGGATGCTGGACGGGATGGTCAAACGCCTCCGGACCTATATCGCCGAACTCCAGGAGGATCTCAAGAGCCGCGATTACGAGATCCAGCGGCTCCAGGGGCGTATTCGCAAGAGCAATTCCTCACGGGATGCGGAACTCGCAAAGGATGCCGAAGTAGTAAAAAAAGATGCCATCATCCAGAGTCTCAAGAAACGCCTGCGCAAGGAAGAGCGGCACAACTACAATCTGGTAAAACGGCTCGGGAGGATCAAGAAATTCGCCGAGCTTTCAATGGATGGCGAGGTCCTGCCGGTCAAGGTGATGGAAGCCCTGACAAAAGAAGGGTTACGGAAACTCATCGATGACGTGGGGATCGATGAAGGGGATATCGTCTTTGTGTCCCGGACGGACGGCTGGGGAAGGAGCACGGTCAAGGAGCTTGCGGAGCTGCGGGTCAGGGCGGTCATAACCGGTGAAAACGTGCTCCGGGAAAGCGATCCCCAGATGTGCCCTGCGTTCCGGGAAGCCGGGCTCCCGCTCATTGCCGACAAAGCAGCAGGAGCCCAGGTGCGGGGAAAACAGGGGCTCTGCGGAAAGGAGATGTTCGATGCAGCCATTGCAGCCTGGCAGTCCCGGCAGGCCGTGCGGGAACGCCAGAAAAAAACGGAGATGATCGAGCACATATTCAAAGAGTATAAGAGCGAACGGGGTAAGGAGGTGCGCAAAGGTGGATGA
- the thiL gene encoding thiamine-phosphate kinase has product MDDRDLLNVVMGIVGRNNCLDDCAVFPCGEQVMVATTDMLHRTTDFVPGMTDWQAGWMSAAVTLSDIASMGAAPKFLLIAVGLDDWKCLAGVMQGAKDCCTRFGAEIIGGDIDRHGELTVVTTGLGLVDKDHLVRRAGVQPGDLVCITGTPGQAQAWLDGYHQFEKALFEPQPRVREGQLLGRAGISAMMDDSDGIALSLYDLMSVNVCGFALDSSKLPLAAGIPPAQARELALYGGGDYELIFTLPPDRFPVAGVPATVIGRAVADTSVTVDGQPLEKRGYQHRWE; this is encoded by the coding sequence GTGGATGACCGGGATCTCCTGAACGTGGTGATGGGAATTGTCGGCAGGAACAACTGCCTGGATGACTGTGCAGTGTTCCCCTGCGGCGAGCAGGTGATGGTAGCGACAACGGACATGCTCCACCGCACAACGGATTTCGTTCCCGGCATGACCGACTGGCAGGCCGGCTGGATGAGCGCCGCGGTCACCCTCTCCGACATTGCAAGCATGGGGGCAGCCCCGAAGTTCCTGCTCATTGCGGTCGGCCTGGATGACTGGAAGTGCCTTGCCGGGGTGATGCAGGGTGCAAAGGACTGCTGCACCCGGTTCGGGGCGGAGATTATTGGCGGGGATATTGACCGCCACGGCGAACTGACCGTGGTCACGACCGGCCTCGGGCTCGTGGATAAGGATCACCTTGTCCGGCGGGCAGGCGTACAGCCGGGAGACCTGGTCTGCATCACCGGCACGCCGGGACAGGCTCAGGCATGGCTTGACGGGTATCACCAGTTCGAGAAAGCGCTCTTCGAGCCCCAGCCCCGGGTCCGGGAGGGACAGCTGCTTGGCCGCGCAGGGATCAGCGCGATGATGGATGACAGTGATGGTATCGCACTGTCCCTGTACGACCTGATGAGCGTGAACGTGTGCGGTTTTGCCCTCGACTCATCGAAGCTGCCGCTTGCGGCCGGCATTCCCCCGGCACAGGCCCGGGAACTGGCACTGTATGGCGGCGGGGATTACGAACTGATCTTTACCCTTCCTCCCGACCGGTTCCCTGTAGCCGGTGTTCCCGCAACGGTGATCGGGAGAGCAGTTGCCGATACGTCGGTCACGGTGGATGGCCAGCCCCTTGAAAAGCGCGGGTACCAGCACCGGTGGGAGTGA
- a CDS encoding MFS transporter yields MESQAPATETTGDVPAICHTPATPITPTGKHIVLLIAVLAGFLTPFDGSAVNIALPAMGAEFHMDAISLSWIATAYLLAAALFLVPFGKISDIYGRKRIFLYGIAIFSLASLVMTIVPSTGLLIAVRILQGFGGAMIFGTGVAILTSVFPPGERGKALGIYIMAVYFGLTMGPFLGGVLTQYFGWRSIFFVNVPIGLIACLLILWKLEGEWAECEGERFDFLGSIIYACALVAVMYGFSIVPNSLGLVLIVAGCILGVVFALYEMRIPVPVLDMRLLTNNRVFAFSNLAALISYSATFAVTFLLSLDLQYTKGFTPEVAGLVLIIQPAMMVVLSPVAGRLSDRIDPQLVASAGMAFTALGLFLLVFLVESTPLWYMIVCLVVLGIGFGLFSSPNTNAIMSAVEKRYYGVASGMNGTMRLVGQMLSMGIAMMLFAIFIGPAEITPEYYPQFITSLHYAFVIFAVLCLIGIGASLMRGKRQVAAGPDPARG; encoded by the coding sequence ATGGAATCCCAAGCCCCTGCAACCGAAACAACGGGAGATGTGCCGGCCATCTGCCATACACCGGCAACTCCCATAACTCCGACCGGCAAGCATATCGTGCTCCTCATCGCCGTGCTGGCAGGTTTCCTCACCCCGTTCGACGGCTCCGCGGTCAATATCGCGCTGCCGGCCATGGGCGCGGAATTCCACATGGATGCGATCTCGCTTTCCTGGATTGCAACGGCGTACCTCCTCGCCGCGGCGCTCTTCCTGGTGCCGTTCGGGAAGATCTCCGATATCTATGGGAGAAAGCGGATCTTCCTCTACGGTATTGCGATCTTCTCCCTGGCATCCCTTGTTATGACAATCGTCCCCTCAACCGGCCTGCTCATCGCCGTCCGGATCCTCCAGGGGTTCGGCGGTGCCATGATCTTCGGGACAGGGGTTGCGATTCTCACATCCGTCTTCCCCCCCGGGGAACGGGGCAAGGCACTGGGGATCTACATCATGGCCGTTTACTTCGGGCTCACCATGGGCCCGTTCCTGGGCGGTGTGCTGACCCAGTACTTCGGCTGGCGGAGCATCTTCTTTGTCAACGTGCCTATCGGCCTCATCGCCTGCCTGCTCATTCTCTGGAAACTCGAGGGTGAATGGGCGGAGTGCGAAGGAGAGCGGTTCGATTTTCTCGGGTCGATCATCTATGCCTGCGCCCTGGTCGCGGTGATGTACGGTTTCTCCATTGTCCCGAATTCCTTGGGTCTCGTCCTCATCGTGGCCGGGTGCATCCTCGGCGTTGTCTTTGCCCTGTACGAGATGCGGATTCCCGTGCCGGTCCTGGATATGCGTCTCCTTACGAACAACCGGGTCTTCGCGTTCTCCAACCTTGCTGCGCTCATCAGCTACAGCGCCACGTTTGCGGTCACGTTCCTGCTGAGCCTCGACCTCCAGTACACCAAGGGTTTTACACCGGAAGTGGCCGGCCTCGTCCTGATAATCCAGCCGGCAATGATGGTGGTGCTCTCCCCGGTTGCCGGCCGGCTCTCTGACCGGATCGATCCCCAGCTTGTTGCTTCGGCAGGGATGGCATTCACTGCCCTTGGCCTGTTCCTGCTCGTTTTCCTCGTTGAATCGACACCCCTGTGGTACATGATTGTCTGCCTGGTGGTGCTCGGGATAGGCTTTGGCCTGTTTTCGTCGCCGAACACCAACGCGATCATGAGTGCGGTCGAGAAACGGTATTACGGGGTTGCGTCCGGCATGAACGGGACAATGCGGCTTGTCGGCCAGATGCTCTCGATGGGCATTGCGATGATGCTCTTTGCCATTTTCATTGGCCCGGCCGAGATAACGCCCGAATATTACCCGCAGTTCATAACAAGCCTGCACTACGCGTTTGTTATCTTCGCCGTGCTCTGCCTCATCGGGATTGGTGCGTCGCTCATGCGGGGGAAACGGCAGGTGGCTGCCGGGCCGGACCCCGCCCGGGGATAA
- a CDS encoding HEAT repeat domain-containing protein, protein MVKKLNGEWYSSFPRRGAVYDLANAALSGRTPEDRLQAVVLLGKSDDPRAVRPLMDLLGDNDPSIRGAATTALGHLKSGRSVEALLDRLRDPGEEPGIRSLAIEALATIRSTGAIRGLREFATEPAEDPALRSAAGEYLSRVGIW, encoded by the coding sequence ATGGTAAAAAAACTGAATGGTGAATGGTACAGCAGCTTCCCCCGGCGGGGAGCAGTGTATGATCTGGCGAATGCGGCATTGTCCGGGAGAACACCGGAGGACCGGCTGCAGGCAGTTGTCCTGCTCGGGAAGAGCGATGACCCGCGGGCCGTCCGCCCCCTGATGGACCTGCTCGGGGACAATGACCCGTCGATCCGGGGTGCAGCCACAACGGCCCTGGGCCACCTGAAAAGCGGCCGATCCGTGGAAGCCCTGCTGGACCGGCTGCGGGACCCGGGTGAGGAACCCGGCATCCGGAGCCTGGCGATAGAGGCGCTCGCCACCATCCGGAGTACCGGTGCCATACGGGGCCTCCGGGAGTTCGCCACGGAACCGGCCGAGGATCCGGCCCTCCGGTCTGCTGCCGGGGAATACCTTTCCCGGGTCGGGATCTGGTAA
- a CDS encoding VIT1/CCC1 transporter family protein has product MSYAKNVSCLCRVKESIRDCSGEIVFGMSDGVVSIFGLVAGMVAGAQSGNVILLAGATAAIAATVSMMAGVFLDIESERDEARVEAKERAAEIRADPEGAVNKLVSDLQGTGLSPKSLEAIREDMKANPLAIQKFEDAVAGEEETAAQKTSPVIHACWMGVADFIAAMTPVIPFIFLPLEQAKIVFIFGTALLLILLGIGRAKLGERPMFRTVLETCAIAATAAIAGALVGLMIS; this is encoded by the coding sequence TTGAGCTATGCAAAGAATGTGTCGTGTCTCTGCCGGGTGAAGGAATCGATCCGGGATTGTTCCGGTGAGATCGTATTTGGCATGTCGGACGGTGTCGTCTCCATCTTCGGCCTGGTAGCCGGTATGGTTGCAGGTGCCCAGTCCGGCAATGTGATCCTCCTCGCCGGGGCAACCGCTGCCATAGCAGCCACGGTATCAATGATGGCCGGTGTCTTCCTTGATATCGAATCCGAACGGGATGAGGCCCGGGTGGAGGCGAAGGAGCGGGCAGCCGAGATCCGGGCGGATCCCGAAGGTGCCGTGAACAAGCTGGTAAGCGATCTTCAGGGAACCGGCCTGAGCCCAAAGAGCCTTGAAGCGATCCGGGAGGATATGAAAGCAAATCCCCTCGCGATCCAGAAGTTCGAGGACGCGGTGGCTGGGGAAGAGGAGACCGCAGCGCAGAAAACCTCCCCGGTTATCCATGCCTGCTGGATGGGGGTTGCGGATTTTATCGCAGCAATGACCCCGGTGATCCCGTTCATCTTCCTGCCCCTGGAGCAGGCCAAGATTGTCTTTATCTTCGGGACTGCCCTCCTCCTCATCCTGCTCGGTATCGGGCGGGCAAAACTTGGTGAGCGCCCGATGTTCCGGACCGTTCTCGAAACCTGTGCCATTGCGGCTACTGCAGCGATTGCAGGTGCCCTTGTCGGCCTGATGATCAGCTGA
- the rlmH gene encoding 23S rRNA (pseudouridine(1915)-N(3))-methyltransferase RlmH — protein sequence MQIRVVAVGKIKEKFLQDGIAEFEKRLRPYAKLQVIEIADEKRPLSATPSLESAAMEKEGERILSALPENAFVIALDVKGQAWSSVELSEAFREWELAGKNQLAFVIGGDLGLSPAVLARSDLRLSLSKMTFTHPMARLLLLEQVYRAFRILRGEPYHK from the coding sequence ATGCAGATCCGTGTTGTCGCGGTCGGGAAGATCAAGGAGAAGTTCCTGCAGGACGGGATAGCAGAGTTTGAGAAACGCCTGCGCCCGTACGCGAAACTACAGGTAATTGAGATTGCGGATGAGAAGCGGCCTCTCTCCGCCACGCCGTCCCTTGAATCTGCCGCCATGGAAAAGGAAGGGGAACGGATTCTTTCAGCACTTCCGGAAAACGCCTTTGTCATTGCCCTTGACGTGAAAGGGCAGGCCTGGTCGAGCGTGGAACTATCTGAGGCGTTCCGGGAGTGGGAGCTTGCCGGGAAAAACCAGCTGGCATTTGTCATCGGCGGGGATCTGGGTCTCTCACCAGCCGTTCTTGCCCGGAGCGATCTCCGGCTCTCGCTCTCGAAGATGACATTCACCCACCCGATGGCCCGGCTCCTGCTCCTGGAACAGGTGTATCGTGCGTTCCGGATCCTGCGGGGCGAGCCCTACCATAAGTAA
- a CDS encoding phosphoglycerate kinase, with amino-acid sequence MTIGTIKELGAEGKTVLLRLDLNSPIDPSTNLILDDKRFREHLPTIRALSGSRVVIVTHQSRPGKKDFTTLEAHAEKLEQLLGKSVVYVDSIFSRYAREAVHTMKPGEVLMLENVRFNAEENLSLKPEEAKKTHLVKKLSSMADVFVNDAFGTAHRSQPTVVGLPLVMRSAGGLLMEKEVSTLSKVFTGAPRPVCMVLGGTKVDDSIDVARHVLDKGIADQVIVIGVVANVFLIAAGYHIGKPSTQLIAQLKYQAEIEKAKEILARHKDRVIMPQSVAVRENNHRAEYPVTKIPEDAPVLDIGMDAIQDFVQVLKKSGTVVFNGPAGLFEEADFATGTYEMLKAASQVEFSVVGGGHTAAVIEKMGLEHDFTHISTGGGACIEFLTGKKLPAVDALEQSKKIFG; translated from the coding sequence ATGACGATTGGAACGATCAAGGAACTGGGTGCTGAGGGAAAGACTGTCCTGCTCAGGCTCGATCTCAATTCCCCCATCGACCCATCCACCAATCTTATTCTTGATGACAAGCGTTTCCGCGAGCACCTGCCCACTATCCGGGCTCTCTCGGGCAGCCGCGTTGTGATTGTAACCCACCAGAGCCGGCCGGGAAAGAAGGATTTCACCACGCTTGAAGCCCATGCGGAGAAGCTCGAGCAGCTCCTCGGGAAATCTGTCGTGTACGTGGACAGTATTTTCAGCCGCTATGCCCGCGAGGCGGTGCACACCATGAAGCCCGGTGAGGTGCTGATGCTCGAGAATGTCCGGTTCAATGCAGAAGAGAACCTGAGCCTCAAGCCCGAGGAAGCCAAAAAGACGCATCTCGTCAAGAAGCTCTCTTCGATGGCGGATGTCTTTGTCAACGATGCGTTTGGCACCGCTCACCGCTCGCAGCCCACGGTTGTCGGTCTGCCGCTTGTCATGCGCTCGGCCGGGGGTCTTTTAATGGAGAAGGAAGTCTCCACGCTCTCGAAAGTTTTCACCGGCGCTCCCCGCCCGGTCTGCATGGTGCTCGGCGGCACCAAGGTGGATGATTCCATCGATGTCGCCCGTCATGTCCTCGACAAGGGAATCGCGGACCAGGTAATTGTTATCGGTGTCGTCGCCAATGTCTTCCTGATAGCAGCAGGGTACCATATCGGCAAACCCTCCACGCAGCTGATTGCCCAGCTCAAATACCAGGCTGAGATCGAGAAGGCGAAGGAGATCCTCGCACGACACAAAGATCGTGTCATCATGCCCCAGTCGGTTGCCGTCCGCGAGAACAACCACCGGGCTGAATACCCGGTGACAAAGATTCCCGAGGATGCACCTGTTCTCGATATCGGGATGGACGCGATCCAGGACTTTGTCCAGGTACTCAAAAAGTCCGGTACCGTGGTTTTCAATGGCCCGGCCGGGCTCTTCGAGGAAGCGGACTTTGCCACCGGCACCTACGAGATGCTCAAAGCCGCATCCCAAGTGGAGTTCTCGGTGGTTGGGGGTGGTCATACCGCTGCCGTCATTGAGAAGATGGGGCTTGAACATGACTTTACCCACATCTCCACCGGTGGCGGGGCCTGCATTGAATTCCTGACCGGCAAGAAACTGCCTGCCGTGGATGCCCTGGAACAGTCAAAAAAGATATTCGGATAA